A genomic segment from Bradyrhizobium sp. CB1015 encodes:
- the flgF gene encoding flagellar basal-body rod protein FlgF has product MQNALLIGLSRQMTLERQMDVIANNVANANTNGFKADHSLFEEYLNSNAREDNFIGRDRRVSYVQDRGTFRDIGQGPMEPTNNPLDMAINGGAYFAVQANGGELYTRDGKFSLNSTGQLVTADGNLVLGNAGPITFQPTDHDINVAPDGTVTVLEGTARTDSIRGKIRMVSFDDPAKLTKLGANLYAAGSANQQADTKSTLQQGYIEKSNVNAVGEMTRMVEVMRSYTAIANLLQQQSDLHKSAIDKLADVPA; this is encoded by the coding sequence ATGCAGAACGCGCTTCTGATCGGCTTGTCACGGCAGATGACGTTGGAGCGGCAGATGGATGTCATCGCCAACAACGTCGCCAACGCCAACACCAACGGCTTCAAGGCCGACCATTCGCTGTTCGAGGAGTATCTGAACTCGAACGCGCGTGAGGACAATTTCATCGGTCGCGACCGCCGGGTCTCCTATGTCCAGGACCGCGGCACCTTCCGCGACATCGGCCAGGGGCCGATGGAGCCGACCAACAATCCGCTCGACATGGCGATCAACGGCGGCGCCTATTTCGCGGTGCAAGCCAATGGCGGCGAGCTCTATACCCGCGACGGCAAGTTCTCGCTCAACAGCACCGGCCAGCTCGTCACCGCGGACGGCAATCTCGTGCTCGGCAATGCCGGCCCGATCACCTTCCAGCCGACCGACCACGACATCAATGTCGCGCCCGACGGCACCGTCACGGTGCTCGAGGGTACGGCGCGGACCGATTCGATCCGCGGCAAGATCCGCATGGTGTCGTTCGACGATCCGGCCAAGCTGACCAAGCTCGGCGCCAATCTCTATGCCGCCGGCTCGGCAAACCAGCAGGCCGACACCAAGTCCACCTTGCAGCAGGGTTACATCGAGAAGTCGAACGTGAATGCGGTCGGCGAGATGACCCGCATGGTCGAAGTCATGCGCAGCTACACCGCCATCGCCAATCTGCTGCAGCAGCAGAGCGACCTCCACAAATCGGCGATCGATAAGCTCGCCGACGTTCCGGCCTGA
- the flgG gene encoding flagellar basal-body rod protein FlgG: MQALHTAATGMAAQELNVQVISNNIANLRTTGFKKQTAAFQDLIYEHVRRVGAQSSDQGTILPVGVDIGGGVKTVGTPRSMTQGTLSQTGNDLDLAVSGEGFFKILMPDGTFQYTRDGTFQMDNQGRVVTAQGNPVQPTITIPNNASGITVSEQGQVSVTLPGSSTSSIVGQIGITRFINKAGLQPVGNNQFTETPSSGAPQDGTANSEGYGKITQGSLEQANVDVVSEMSDLIAAQRAYEMNAKVISAADQMMQSTTALFR, translated from the coding sequence ATGCAGGCGCTTCACACCGCAGCGACCGGAATGGCGGCACAGGAACTCAACGTTCAGGTGATCTCCAACAACATCGCGAACCTGCGCACCACCGGCTTCAAGAAGCAGACGGCGGCATTCCAGGACCTGATCTACGAGCACGTGCGCCGCGTCGGCGCCCAGTCGTCCGACCAGGGCACCATCCTGCCGGTCGGCGTCGACATCGGCGGCGGCGTCAAGACCGTCGGCACCCCGCGCAGCATGACGCAAGGAACGCTGTCGCAGACCGGCAACGACCTCGATCTCGCCGTCTCGGGCGAGGGCTTCTTCAAGATCCTGATGCCCGACGGCACCTTCCAGTACACCCGCGACGGCACCTTCCAGATGGACAATCAGGGCCGCGTCGTCACCGCGCAGGGCAACCCGGTGCAGCCCACCATCACCATCCCGAACAACGCCTCGGGCATCACCGTCAGCGAGCAGGGCCAGGTCTCAGTGACGCTGCCGGGTTCCTCGACCTCCTCGATCGTCGGCCAGATCGGCATCACCCGCTTCATCAACAAGGCGGGCCTGCAGCCGGTCGGCAACAACCAGTTCACCGAGACGCCCTCGTCCGGCGCGCCGCAGGACGGCACCGCGAACTCCGAGGGCTACGGCAAGATCACGCAAGGCAGCCTCGAGCAGGCCAATGTCGACGTCGTCTCGGAGATGAGCGATCTGATCGCCGCCCAGCGCGCCTACGAGATGAACGCCAAGGTGATCAGCGCCGCGGACCAGATGATGCAATCGACCACGGCGCTGTTCCGCTGA
- the flgA gene encoding flagellar basal body P-ring formation chaperone FlgA, which produces MIRATLATISTLLALALPAAAADDFIAAPTLRASVTVTSDVVRVGDLIDNAGSAALIPVYRSPDLGTTGTLTVGQVLSVLRAKQVIGVMTGDIKEVQVTRLARTLASKDIENAVAAALERRFGLGDAANITITFDRNVAEMRLDASNNGALQPVATRFDARSGRFDIAFEIANDGNAAPTKLRFTGTAIETVEVAVLTRDIDRAELLKSSDLSLERRPKAEVAGEPASRDRSIGMQLRRGMRAGTPIRAADLVRPDFVVRDQAVTIIYQVPGLYLTTRGKAIESGAEGDTVSVLNLQSKRTLTGIVTGRGQVTVQGASQSAPMAPAVEQTSSVKRDNVPAAAALAQSLIQAPAAEIAQAQIPQVRLSQAPAKSE; this is translated from the coding sequence ATGATCCGCGCCACCCTCGCCACGATCTCCACCCTTCTCGCGCTGGCCTTGCCGGCAGCGGCCGCAGACGATTTCATCGCCGCGCCGACGCTGCGCGCAAGCGTCACGGTGACCTCGGACGTGGTGCGGGTCGGCGATCTCATCGACAACGCCGGATCGGCCGCGCTGATCCCGGTCTACCGCTCGCCCGATCTCGGCACCACCGGCACGCTGACGGTCGGCCAGGTGCTGTCGGTACTGCGCGCCAAGCAGGTGATCGGCGTCATGACCGGCGACATCAAGGAGGTCCAGGTCACCCGCCTCGCCCGCACGCTCGCGAGCAAGGATATCGAAAACGCGGTCGCCGCGGCGCTGGAGCGCCGCTTCGGCCTCGGAGACGCCGCCAACATCACCATCACGTTCGACCGCAACGTCGCCGAGATGCGGCTGGACGCCTCCAACAACGGCGCGCTGCAGCCGGTCGCAACCCGCTTTGATGCCCGCAGCGGCCGCTTCGACATCGCCTTCGAGATCGCCAACGACGGCAATGCCGCGCCGACCAAGCTGCGCTTCACCGGCACCGCGATCGAGACGGTGGAGGTGGCCGTGCTGACCCGCGACATCGACCGCGCCGAGCTTCTGAAATCCTCCGACCTGTCGTTGGAGCGCCGGCCGAAGGCCGAGGTCGCCGGCGAGCCTGCCTCGCGCGATCGCAGCATCGGCATGCAGCTGCGCCGTGGAATGCGCGCGGGCACGCCGATCCGCGCCGCCGACCTCGTCCGACCCGACTTCGTGGTGCGCGATCAGGCCGTCACCATCATCTACCAGGTGCCCGGCCTCTATCTCACCACGCGCGGCAAGGCGATCGAGAGCGGCGCCGAGGGCGACACCGTCAGCGTGCTCAATCTGCAGTCCAAGCGCACGCTGACCGGAATCGTCACCGGCCGCGGCCAGGTGACCGTCCAGGGCGCCAGCCAGTCCGCGCCGATGGCGCCGGCGGTCGAGCAGACCTCGTCGGTCAAGCGCGACAACGTGCCGGCGGCCGCTGCCCTGGCGCAGAGCCTGATCCAGGCGCCCGCAGCCGAGATCGCCCAAGCCCAGATTCCGCAAGTTCGCCTCTCGCAAGCTCCAGCCAAGTCAGAGTAG
- the flgH gene encoding flagellar basal body L-ring protein FlgH, with product MSTFSSASRPRRIAISALLLATCTLASGCSSIDRLSQIGEQPKLSAIDNPTTQPGYKPVQMPMPKPEVASYNPNSLWRNGSRAFFKDQRARQVGDLLTVTVNITDKANIENDTSRSRTNKEDSGITNFIGAQTITQANKILPGRVLTADSTSQSEGKGSVDRKEALQTNVAAVVTQVLPNGNLVVEGKQEIRVNFEIRELIVAGIVRPEDIQSDNTIDSTKIAQARIAYGGRGQITDVQQPRYGQQVMDVLLPF from the coding sequence ATGTCCACGTTCAGTTCGGCCTCCCGCCCTCGTCGCATCGCGATCTCTGCCCTGCTGCTGGCGACTTGCACCTTGGCGAGCGGCTGCTCCTCGATCGACCGGCTGTCGCAGATCGGCGAGCAGCCGAAGCTGTCGGCCATCGACAATCCGACCACGCAGCCCGGCTACAAGCCGGTGCAGATGCCGATGCCCAAGCCCGAGGTCGCCTCCTACAATCCGAACTCGCTCTGGCGCAACGGCAGCCGCGCCTTCTTCAAGGACCAGCGCGCCCGCCAGGTCGGCGATCTCCTCACCGTGACCGTGAACATCACCGACAAGGCCAACATCGAGAACGACACCTCGCGCAGCCGCACCAACAAGGAAGATTCAGGGATCACCAACTTCATCGGCGCCCAAACGATCACCCAGGCCAACAAGATCCTGCCGGGCCGCGTCCTGACCGCCGACTCGACCTCGCAGAGCGAGGGCAAGGGCAGCGTCGACCGCAAGGAAGCCCTGCAGACCAACGTCGCCGCCGTGGTGACCCAGGTGCTGCCGAACGGCAACCTGGTCGTCGAAGGCAAGCAGGAGATCCGCGTCAACTTCGAAATTCGCGAGCTGATCGTCGCCGGCATCGTCCGCCCCGAGGACATCCAGAGCGACAACACCATCGATTCCACCAAGATCGCCCAGGCCCGCATCGCCTATGGCGGCCGCGGCCAGATCACCGACGTGCAGCAGCCGCGCTACGGTCAGCAGGTCATGGACGTGCTCCTGCCCTTCTAA
- a CDS encoding DNA-binding protein: MPLTRSFRDTVRAMAERDPAFREALFLEAMQGLLQGDVDYGRTALRTYINATIGFERLSEVIDRPQKSLMRMFGPRGNPTAENLMAVIHALQKETGMHLEIRAVADAA, from the coding sequence ATGCCATTAACTCGGAGTTTTCGTGATACCGTCCGTGCGATGGCGGAGCGCGATCCCGCCTTTCGCGAAGCGCTGTTCCTGGAGGCGATGCAGGGCCTGTTGCAAGGGGACGTCGACTACGGCCGCACGGCATTACGCACTTACATCAATGCGACCATCGGTTTCGAACGGCTGAGCGAGGTGATTGATCGTCCGCAAAAGAGCCTGATGCGGATGTTCGGACCGCGCGGCAATCCGACGGCCGAGAACCTGATGGCGGTGATCCACGCGCTTCAGAAGGAGACCGGCATGCATCTTGAGATACGCGCCGTCGCGGATGCAGCGTGA
- a CDS encoding IS110 family transposase: MMAQNDRIVVGIDVAKGKVDACIRPLSQRQTFPSTAEGHRKLVAWLRKHKVAKAVMEASGGYERDWARVLRQAGIEVRIVDPKRVRSFARSAGRLAKNDTIDAEMIAWFAETFDEVLDQIHDAARDELAALVKARKALIDLRTRLQSQNEHAVPGAVQKAHARVLKGLDIETAKIEDAITATIKATPAFAKRAEIIESVPGLGDVASAVLLAGLPELGTVREEVAAALLGAAPYDDDSGKRRGERHIKGGRRWVRNALYMPCIGAATQSNPVLKAYYERLIAKGKLKKVAVIACMRKLIVILNTMIARGEKWDPARYALR; the protein is encoded by the coding sequence ATGATGGCACAAAACGATCGCATTGTCGTCGGTATCGATGTGGCCAAGGGCAAGGTGGATGCATGCATCCGCCCGTTGTCGCAACGGCAAACGTTCCCGAGCACCGCAGAGGGGCACCGCAAACTGGTGGCCTGGCTGCGCAAGCACAAAGTAGCCAAGGCGGTGATGGAGGCATCCGGCGGCTATGAGCGGGACTGGGCCAGGGTGCTGCGTCAGGCTGGCATCGAGGTGCGGATTGTCGATCCCAAGCGCGTGCGCAGCTTCGCCCGATCGGCCGGACGGCTCGCCAAGAACGATACGATCGACGCGGAGATGATCGCCTGGTTCGCCGAGACGTTCGACGAAGTATTGGACCAGATCCACGATGCCGCACGCGACGAGCTGGCGGCACTGGTCAAAGCGCGCAAAGCCCTGATTGATCTGAGGACCCGCCTGCAAAGCCAGAACGAACATGCGGTGCCGGGAGCGGTTCAGAAAGCCCACGCTCGCGTCTTGAAGGGCCTCGACATCGAGACGGCCAAGATCGAGGACGCCATCACCGCCACGATCAAGGCCACACCGGCATTTGCCAAACGCGCCGAGATCATCGAGAGCGTGCCGGGTCTCGGCGATGTGGCCTCTGCGGTCCTCCTTGCGGGCCTCCCAGAGCTCGGGACGGTGCGCGAGGAGGTCGCTGCCGCGTTGTTGGGAGCCGCTCCTTATGACGACGACAGCGGCAAACGGCGTGGTGAGCGCCACATCAAGGGCGGTCGGCGCTGGGTCCGCAACGCCCTCTACATGCCCTGTATCGGCGCAGCCACCCAGAGCAACCCGGTGCTCAAGGCCTACTATGAACGGCTGATCGCCAAGGGAAAGCTGAAGAAGGTTGCAGTGATTGCCTGCATGCGCAAGCTGATCGTCATTCTCAACACGATGATTGCACGCGGCGAGAAATGGGATCCCGCCCGCTACGCGTTGCGGTGA
- a CDS encoding 2-keto-4-pentenoate hydratase, whose translation MDKILEAAKAIALARRNHAPLAALERPPADEAEGYQVQRTLHDLLLPHAGPLVGYKIGCTSQVMQDYIGIPHPCGGGVFQKGVHDSGAKLAASNYVRVGVECEIAVRLKRDLAAGEAPFTAEWVGEAVESYHPAIEIVDDRYVKWETMGAPTLIADDFFAAGCVLGPSVPRSSVPDLTAVKGRAIVNGEEVSHGTGADVLGHPHNALAWLANHLAAEGKGLHAGQLVLTGSLVKTLWLKAGDKVRMELDGLGVVEMEFT comes from the coding sequence ATGGACAAGATTCTCGAAGCCGCAAAGGCGATCGCGCTGGCGCGCCGCAACCATGCTCCGCTTGCGGCGCTGGAACGTCCTCCTGCGGACGAAGCCGAGGGCTACCAGGTCCAGCGCACCCTGCACGATCTGCTGCTGCCGCATGCCGGCCCGCTCGTCGGCTACAAGATCGGCTGCACCAGCCAAGTGATGCAGGACTATATCGGCATCCCGCACCCCTGCGGCGGCGGCGTGTTCCAGAAGGGCGTCCACGACAGCGGCGCCAAGCTCGCCGCCTCCAATTATGTCCGTGTCGGCGTCGAATGCGAGATCGCAGTGCGGCTCAAGCGGGACCTCGCCGCCGGCGAGGCGCCGTTCACGGCCGAATGGGTCGGCGAGGCGGTCGAGTCCTATCATCCCGCCATCGAGATCGTCGACGACCGCTATGTGAAATGGGAGACGATGGGCGCCCCGACCCTGATCGCCGACGATTTCTTCGCCGCCGGCTGCGTGCTGGGTCCCTCGGTCCCGCGCTCGTCGGTGCCGGACCTCACGGCGGTCAAAGGCCGCGCCATCGTCAACGGCGAGGAGGTCAGCCACGGCACCGGCGCCGACGTGCTCGGCCATCCCCACAACGCGCTCGCCTGGCTCGCCAACCATCTCGCCGCCGAAGGCAAGGGGCTGCACGCCGGGCAGCTCGTGCTCACCGGCAGCCTGGTGAAGACGCTGTGGCTGAAAGCCGGCGACAAGGTGCGGATGGAGCTGGACGGGCTGGGGGTGGTGGAAATGGAGTTTACGTGA
- the dksA gene encoding RNA polymerase-binding protein DksA, with protein MNDRQKEYFRLKLLAWKDEILKESKLTLQALQEENVNHPDLADRASSETDRAIELRARDRQRKLIAKIDAALQRIEDNTYGYCEETGEPISLKRLEARPIATLSVEAQERHEKREKVYRDE; from the coding sequence ATGAACGACCGGCAGAAGGAGTACTTCCGTTTGAAGCTCCTCGCCTGGAAGGATGAGATCCTCAAAGAGTCCAAGCTCACCCTGCAAGCCCTGCAGGAGGAGAACGTGAACCACCCCGATCTCGCCGATCGGGCCTCGTCCGAAACCGACCGTGCCATCGAACTCCGCGCCCGCGACCGCCAGCGCAAATTGATCGCCAAGATCGACGCCGCGCTCCAGCGTATCGAGGACAACACCTACGGCTATTGCGAGGAAACCGGCGAGCCGATCTCGTTGAAGCGGCTCGAGGCCCGGCCCATCGCGACGCTCTCGGTGGAAGCGCAGGAGCGCCACGAGAAACGCGAGAAGGTCTATCGCGACGAATAG
- a CDS encoding NAD(P)-dependent oxidoreductase, with translation MKIAVAGASGRAGSEITKELSRRGHAVTAIARNPEKIATLPNVTPTKGDVLDQAGLTKLWAGHDVAVSSVHFLASDPLKLIGAAKDSKVGRYLVVGGAGSLEVAPGVKLVTTPNFPAQYKAEAEAGSAFLDLLRQEKDLNWTFISPSALFVEGERTAKFRLGTDQLLADANGKSWITFADYAIALADEIERPAHLKQRFTVGY, from the coding sequence ATGAAAATCGCAGTCGCCGGCGCCTCGGGCCGGGCGGGTTCGGAGATCACCAAGGAACTATCCCGCCGTGGCCACGCGGTCACGGCCATCGCCCGGAACCCCGAGAAGATCGCGACCCTGCCGAACGTCACGCCGACCAAGGGGGATGTGCTCGACCAGGCGGGCCTTACGAAGCTGTGGGCCGGTCACGACGTCGCCGTGAGTTCCGTGCACTTCCTGGCCAGTGATCCGCTCAAGCTGATCGGTGCGGCGAAGGACTCCAAGGTCGGTCGTTACCTCGTGGTGGGCGGCGCCGGCAGCCTCGAGGTTGCTCCAGGCGTGAAGCTGGTCACGACTCCCAATTTTCCCGCCCAATACAAGGCTGAAGCGGAGGCAGGCTCGGCCTTCCTGGACCTGCTGCGGCAGGAAAAGGACCTGAACTGGACCTTCATCTCGCCCTCGGCGCTGTTCGTGGAGGGGGAACGCACGGCTAAGTTCCGGCTCGGGACCGATCAGCTTCTCGCAGATGCGAACGGCAAGAGCTGGATCACCTTTGCCGACTACGCCATTGCGCTTGCCGACGAAATCGAACGGCCAGCCCACCTGAAGCAGCGCTTCACGGTCGGCTATTAG
- a CDS encoding helix-turn-helix domain-containing protein: MQPDVYAANCPTRQILDRVGDKWAVLILLLLREEPMRFNQLRRTIEGISQKMLSQVLKSLERDGLIRRRAIATVPVTVEYSITQLGLTLAAAVDPLRDWAEQNLKDVLAAQRRYDAQLKEEAA; the protein is encoded by the coding sequence ATGCAACCCGACGTCTACGCAGCGAACTGCCCCACCCGCCAAATCCTCGATCGCGTCGGCGACAAATGGGCGGTGTTGATCCTCTTGCTCCTGCGCGAGGAGCCGATGCGTTTCAATCAGTTGCGCCGCACGATTGAAGGCATCTCGCAGAAGATGCTGAGCCAGGTTCTCAAGTCGCTCGAACGCGACGGCCTGATCAGGCGCCGTGCCATCGCAACCGTGCCGGTGACGGTGGAATATTCGATCACCCAGCTCGGCCTGACGCTGGCGGCGGCGGTGGATCCCTTGCGCGATTGGGCCGAGCAGAATCTGAAAGACGTGCTCGCCGCCCAGCGCCGCTATGACGCGCAGCTGAAGGAGGAAGCGGCGTAG
- a CDS encoding flagellar assembly protein FliX gives MRIYGPNGTTLGAPASQAKRTGSSSFVLPDTSSAQETRSAAAPKAAANIDALLALQGVEEDPVERRKRSVARGRTALDVLDDLKMGLLSGNLDASTVMRLRDAAANLKSSSGDAGLDAVLSEIELRVEVELAKAGQG, from the coding sequence ATGCGCATCTACGGACCGAACGGCACCACGCTTGGAGCGCCGGCCAGTCAGGCCAAGCGGACGGGCTCCAGCAGCTTCGTGCTGCCCGACACCTCATCGGCGCAGGAGACGCGGAGCGCTGCCGCACCGAAGGCCGCCGCCAACATCGATGCGCTGCTGGCGTTGCAGGGTGTCGAGGAGGATCCGGTCGAGCGCCGCAAGCGCTCGGTCGCCCGCGGCAGGACTGCGCTCGACGTGCTCGACGATCTCAAGATGGGCCTGTTGTCCGGCAATCTCGACGCCTCGACCGTGATGCGCCTGCGCGATGCCGCCGCGAACCTGAAATCGTCCTCCGGCGATGCCGGCCTCGATGCCGTGCTCTCCGAGATCGAGCTGCGCGTCGAGGTCGAGCTGGCGAAGGCCGGACAGGGGTAA